A single Nicotiana tabacum cultivar K326 chromosome 5, ASM71507v2, whole genome shotgun sequence DNA region contains:
- the LOC107819867 gene encoding uncharacterized protein LOC107819867 — translation MDLQSGGLKFMTIEEVSRGYVYRSIAKKWAASSQKLWYEFKDPLKTKDEIMDSVPVGITRDQWISFVNYRYKKETQPSDAASGPISPTDARRSRGASNPSDH, via the exons ATGGATTTGCAAAGTGGCGGACTAAAATTTATGACCATTGAGGAAGTTTCACGAGGATATGTTTATCGCTCTATTGCAAAGAAGTGGGCTGCAAGTAGTCAGAAGTTGTGGtatgagtttaaagacccattaaAAACCAAAGATGAGATTATGGATAGTGTTCCGGTGGGTATTACTCGGGATCAATGGATTTCCTTTGTGAACTACCGTTATAAAAAAGAAACTCAG CCAAGTGATGCAGCTAGTGGACCCATTTCACCGACGGATGCAAGAAGATCTCGTGGCGCTAGTAATCCCAGTGACCATTGA